The Kitasatospora sp. NBC_00374 genome has a segment encoding these proteins:
- a CDS encoding glycosyltransferase family 39 protein has protein sequence MLWHDELATLTVIRRPTGAILAMLHHVDAVHGAYYLLMHYWTALAGDSPAALRLPSVLAMAGAAACVALSGQRMFDRRAGLTAGLVFALIPAVARYAQEVRSYGLVVLTASLALLLLLRALERPTAVRWLGYAPTVAVAGYLHLISLGFLAAHLLAVAVAWWRERRNLRIPLGFAAAVGLGLASLYPLLRLAPAQAKRQISWVAVPTVHDLVTIWPQLFCSTALAVTMFLLAAFAWRDRRKAALAVATASAVLPVLAIWALSQRGAVSYFMPKYLFFVLPAWALLAGVGIALLRVRFVVAALAVLAVAVAPDQIAVHRDLSHAAYTYPKPVTWFAPLDYRAAARIVAQGYRPGDAAAYGQDWFQVWWGVDSGVEYYLPDNVKPRDVLLGQTGEQRDDLWSKLTDDPAAALRDAPRIWLVSRAGHPDPFDSVYPAASQALRANYRMVRVDEVSGITVALLVRL, from the coding sequence GTGCTCTGGCACGACGAGCTCGCGACGCTGACCGTGATCAGACGGCCGACCGGCGCGATCCTCGCCATGCTGCACCACGTGGACGCCGTACACGGCGCCTACTACCTGCTGATGCACTACTGGACGGCGCTCGCCGGGGACTCCCCCGCCGCGCTGCGGCTGCCGAGCGTGCTGGCGATGGCCGGTGCCGCCGCGTGTGTCGCGCTGAGCGGGCAGCGGATGTTCGACCGCCGGGCCGGCCTGACGGCAGGCCTCGTCTTCGCGCTGATACCGGCGGTGGCGCGGTACGCCCAGGAGGTCCGCTCGTACGGCCTGGTGGTGCTGACCGCGTCACTCGCCCTGCTGCTGCTCCTGCGCGCGCTGGAGCGGCCGACGGCGGTACGGTGGCTCGGCTACGCGCCCACGGTGGCGGTGGCCGGATACCTCCACCTGATCTCGCTGGGGTTCCTGGCCGCGCATCTGCTCGCGGTCGCGGTCGCCTGGTGGCGCGAGCGGCGCAACCTGCGGATCCCGCTCGGCTTCGCCGCGGCGGTCGGCCTCGGCCTCGCCTCGCTCTACCCGTTGCTGCGGCTGGCTCCCGCGCAGGCGAAGCGGCAGATCAGCTGGGTCGCCGTCCCGACCGTCCACGACCTGGTGACCATCTGGCCGCAGCTGTTCTGCAGCACCGCCCTGGCCGTCACGATGTTCCTGCTGGCGGCCTTCGCCTGGCGGGACCGGCGGAAGGCGGCGCTGGCCGTCGCGACCGCGTCGGCCGTCCTGCCCGTGCTCGCGATCTGGGCGCTCTCCCAGCGCGGCGCCGTCTCGTACTTCATGCCGAAGTACCTGTTCTTCGTGCTGCCCGCGTGGGCGCTGCTGGCCGGCGTCGGGATAGCCCTGCTGCGGGTCAGGTTCGTCGTGGCCGCCCTGGCGGTGCTGGCCGTCGCCGTCGCGCCCGACCAGATCGCCGTCCACCGGGACCTCTCGCACGCGGCGTACACGTACCCGAAGCCGGTGACCTGGTTCGCGCCGCTGGACTACCGGGCCGCGGCCCGGATCGTCGCCCAGGGTTACCGGCCGGGCGACGCCGCCGCCTACGGCCAGGACTGGTTCCAGGTGTGGTGGGGCGTGGACAGCGGTGTGGAGTACTACCTCCCGGACAACGTCAAGCCCCGCGACGTGCTGCTCGGCCAGACCGGCGAGCAGCGCGACGACCTGTGGTCGAAGCTCACCGACGACCCTGCCGCCGCCCTGCGGGACGCGCCGCGCATCTGGCTGGTCTCGCGCGCCGGCCACCCCGACCCGTTCGACTCGGTCTACCCCGCCGCGTCGCAGGCGCTGCGGGCGAACTACCGGATGGTGAGGGTCGACGAGGTCTCCGGGATCACGGTGGCTCTGCTCGTCCGGCTCTGA
- a CDS encoding malate dehydrogenase yields MTRTPVNVTVTGAAGQIGYALLFRIASGHLLGADVPVNLRLLEIPQGLKAAEGVAMELDDCAFPLLRNITITDSAAEAFNGANVGLLVGARPRTAGMERGDLLSANGGIFGPQGKAINDNAADDIKVLVVGNPANTNALIAQRNAPDVPAERFTAMTRLDHNRAVAQLAKKAGVTVEDVKKVTIWGNHSATQYPDLFQAEIAGKSGFEATGSDLAWVENDFIPTVAKRGAAIIEVRGASSAASAANAAIDHVYTWVNGTPAGDWTSMGIVSDGSYGVPQGLISSFPVTTKDGKFEIVQGLEISDFSRARIDASVQELAEERDAVAELGLI; encoded by the coding sequence ATGACTCGCACCCCCGTCAATGTCACCGTCACCGGAGCGGCCGGCCAGATCGGCTACGCGCTGCTCTTCCGCATCGCCTCGGGCCACCTGCTCGGCGCCGACGTGCCGGTGAACCTCCGTCTCCTGGAGATCCCGCAGGGTCTGAAGGCCGCCGAGGGCGTCGCCATGGAGCTGGACGACTGCGCCTTCCCGCTGCTGCGCAACATCACCATCACCGACAGCGCCGCCGAGGCGTTCAACGGCGCCAACGTGGGCCTGCTGGTCGGCGCCCGCCCGCGCACCGCCGGCATGGAGCGCGGTGACCTGCTCTCCGCCAACGGCGGCATCTTCGGCCCGCAGGGCAAGGCCATCAACGACAACGCCGCGGACGACATCAAGGTCCTGGTGGTCGGCAACCCGGCCAACACCAACGCCCTGATCGCCCAGCGCAACGCCCCCGACGTGCCGGCCGAGCGCTTCACCGCGATGACCCGCCTGGACCACAACCGCGCGGTCGCCCAGCTCGCCAAGAAGGCCGGCGTCACCGTCGAGGACGTCAAGAAGGTCACCATCTGGGGCAACCACTCCGCCACCCAGTACCCAGACCTCTTCCAGGCCGAGATCGCCGGCAAGAGCGGCTTCGAGGCCACCGGCTCCGACCTGGCCTGGGTCGAGAACGACTTCATCCCGACCGTCGCCAAGCGCGGTGCGGCGATCATCGAGGTCCGCGGCGCCTCCTCGGCCGCCTCGGCCGCGAACGCCGCCATCGACCACGTGTACACCTGGGTCAACGGCACCCCGGCGGGCGACTGGACCTCGATGGGCATCGTCTCCGACGGCTCGTACGGCGTGCCGCAGGGCCTGATCTCGTCCTTCCCGGTCACCACCAAGGACGGCAAGTTCGAGATCGTCCAGGGTCTGGAGATCTCCGACTTCTCCCGCGCCCGGATCGACGCCTCGGTCCAGGAGCTGGCCGAGGAGCGCGACGCGGTCGCCGAGCTCGGCCTGATCTGA
- a CDS encoding DUF3017 domain-containing protein — MKTTGTLPPEGSAAALDGGHALPVRQWPITLVLAVAVFGLAITFAGGFKVGLLTVGASLLLGAVLRLVLPEVGMLAVRSRFTDVTVLSVLGAVIVLLTLVAQPDPWLQLPLLDNIGQLIGRQRH, encoded by the coding sequence GTGAAGACCACCGGGACGCTGCCGCCGGAGGGCTCGGCGGCGGCGCTGGACGGCGGTCACGCCCTGCCGGTCCGGCAGTGGCCGATAACGCTGGTCCTGGCCGTCGCCGTGTTCGGCCTCGCGATCACCTTCGCGGGTGGTTTCAAGGTCGGGCTGCTGACGGTCGGCGCCTCGCTGCTGCTGGGGGCGGTGCTGCGGCTGGTGCTGCCCGAGGTCGGGATGCTCGCGGTCCGCAGCCGCTTCACCGACGTCACGGTGCTGAGCGTGCTCGGCGCGGTGATCGTGCTGCTCACCCTGGTGGCCCAGCCCGACCCGTGGCTCCAGCTCCCGCTGCTCGACAACATCGGCCAGCTGATCGGCCGCCAACGGCACTGA
- a CDS encoding bifunctional methylenetetrahydrofolate dehydrogenase/methenyltetrahydrofolate cyclohydrolase: MTAQILDGKATAAAIKSELAVRVAALKERGIVPGLGTVLVGDDPGSRWYVNGKHKDCAEVGIASIQRELPATATQQEVEDVVRELNADPTCTGYIVQLPLPKGLDPNPVLELMDPDKDADGLHPTSLGRLALGIDGPLPCTPFGIVELLRRHKVELNGADVVVLGRGVTVGRSIGLLLTRKSENATVTLCHTGTRDLAEHLRRADIIVAAAGVGHLVKAQDVKPGAAVLDVGVSRDGEGKIVGDVEPGVAEVAGWISPNPGGVGPMTRAMLLNNIVEAAERRAGR, encoded by the coding sequence ATGACTGCCCAGATTCTCGACGGCAAGGCCACCGCTGCCGCGATCAAGTCCGAACTCGCCGTCCGCGTGGCGGCCCTCAAGGAACGGGGCATCGTCCCCGGCCTCGGCACCGTCCTGGTCGGCGACGACCCGGGCAGCCGCTGGTACGTCAACGGCAAGCACAAGGACTGCGCCGAGGTGGGCATCGCCTCCATCCAGCGCGAACTGCCCGCCACCGCCACCCAGCAGGAGGTGGAGGACGTGGTCCGCGAGCTCAACGCCGACCCGACCTGCACCGGCTACATCGTCCAGCTCCCGCTGCCCAAGGGCCTGGACCCGAACCCGGTCCTGGAGCTGATGGACCCGGACAAGGACGCCGACGGCCTGCACCCCACCTCGCTCGGCCGCCTCGCGCTCGGCATCGACGGCCCGCTGCCCTGCACCCCGTTCGGCATCGTCGAGCTGCTGCGCCGGCACAAGGTCGAGCTCAACGGCGCCGACGTCGTGGTGCTCGGCCGCGGTGTCACGGTCGGCCGCTCGATCGGCCTGCTGCTCACCCGCAAGAGCGAGAACGCCACCGTCACCCTGTGTCACACCGGCACCCGGGACCTCGCCGAGCACCTGCGCCGCGCCGACATCATCGTGGCCGCCGCGGGCGTCGGGCACCTGGTGAAGGCGCAGGACGTGAAGCCGGGCGCGGCCGTGCTGGACGTCGGCGTCAGCCGCGACGGCGAGGGCAAGATCGTGGGCGACGTCGAGCCGGGCGTCGCCGAGGTGGCCGGCTGGATCTCGCCGAACCCGGGCGGCGTCGGCCCGATGACCCGCGCGATGCTGCTCAACAACATCGTCGAGGCGGCCGAGCGCCGCGCCGGCCGCTGA
- a CDS encoding DUF4190 domain-containing protein, with protein sequence MSNPYQAPDPYGGYGPPQQPQQQPYGTPPPPPYQQPVPQHGYGYPQQQPYPPQPYAPQPVAEPNSLATASLALGFIGIVICFYGAMLGPIGLGLGIAGLNRAQRTGVGRTPAIGGIALSTLAILIGIAGLVFYDTLTKSLT encoded by the coding sequence GTGAGCAATCCGTACCAGGCGCCGGACCCTTACGGCGGCTACGGGCCGCCGCAACAGCCGCAGCAGCAGCCGTACGGCACGCCGCCGCCCCCGCCCTACCAGCAGCCCGTCCCGCAGCACGGCTACGGCTACCCGCAGCAGCAGCCGTACCCGCCGCAGCCCTACGCCCCGCAGCCGGTGGCCGAGCCCAACAGCCTGGCGACGGCCTCGCTGGCGCTGGGCTTCATCGGCATCGTGATCTGCTTCTACGGGGCGATGCTCGGTCCGATCGGCCTCGGCCTCGGGATCGCCGGGCTCAACCGGGCGCAGCGCACCGGTGTCGGCCGCACCCCGGCGATCGGCGGGATCGCGCTCAGCACGCTGGCGATCCTGATCGGCATCGCCGGGCTGGTCTTCTACGACACCCTCACCAAAAGCCTGACGTGA
- a CDS encoding DUF2752 domain-containing protein, whose translation MPAAATGLAARWASTAGTLRGAWLRVVARGAGALVAAVAVAQLHDAHDPGVLCPLRRFTGIPCPGCGSTTVFIEAGHGDLVASLAANPVTVLVGLGLLVAPLGGGRWWWELPNGRRNALIAAAATLSWAWQLHRLGISRP comes from the coding sequence ATGCCCGCCGCCGCAACCGGCCTGGCCGCCCGCTGGGCGAGCACCGCCGGAACTCTCAGGGGAGCCTGGCTGCGCGTGGTCGCGCGCGGCGCCGGCGCGCTGGTCGCCGCCGTGGCGGTGGCACAGCTGCACGACGCCCACGACCCCGGTGTGCTCTGCCCGTTGCGCAGGTTCACCGGGATCCCCTGCCCCGGCTGCGGCAGCACCACCGTCTTCATCGAGGCCGGCCACGGTGACCTGGTCGCGTCGCTGGCGGCGAACCCGGTGACGGTCCTGGTGGGTCTGGGTCTGCTGGTCGCCCCGCTCGGCGGCGGCCGCTGGTGGTGGGAGCTGCCGAACGGCCGCCGGAACGCCCTGATCGCCGCCGCCGCCACGCTCTCCTGGGCCTGGCAACTGCACCGGCTGGGTATCTCCCGCCCCTGA
- a CDS encoding RDD family protein, with amino-acid sequence MSYPPDPNNPYGQQPPPPPGYGYPQQAPPPAPGYGYPQQAPPPAPGYGIPPQQAYGYPQQPGGGYPNAGMVQNFYAGWGSRVVAYLIDHLLIGLIPWIVVFAALRPSVTTTYSASGYPHSETSGAGGYYAAMLLVNVLVWAGVAAMKASGQSIGQKAVSIRMVRESDGQKLSFGAAFGREALHILDNVCCIGFLWPLWDAKKQTFADKIMGTVVVKAN; translated from the coding sequence ATGAGCTACCCGCCCGACCCGAACAACCCGTACGGCCAGCAGCCCCCGCCGCCGCCCGGCTACGGCTACCCGCAGCAGGCCCCGCCGCCGGCCCCCGGCTACGGCTACCCGCAGCAGGCTCCGCCGCCGGCCCCCGGCTACGGGATCCCGCCGCAGCAGGCCTACGGCTACCCGCAGCAGCCGGGTGGCGGTTACCCCAACGCCGGCATGGTGCAGAACTTCTACGCGGGCTGGGGCAGCCGCGTGGTGGCCTACCTCATCGACCACCTGCTGATCGGCCTGATCCCGTGGATCGTGGTGTTCGCGGCCCTCAGGCCGTCGGTCACCACCACCTACTCGGCGAGCGGCTACCCGCACAGCGAGACCAGCGGCGCCGGCGGCTACTACGCCGCCATGCTGCTGGTGAACGTGCTGGTGTGGGCCGGTGTCGCCGCGATGAAGGCGAGCGGCCAGTCGATCGGTCAGAAGGCCGTCAGCATCCGGATGGTGCGCGAGTCCGACGGCCAGAAGCTGAGCTTCGGCGCGGCGTTCGGCCGTGAGGCGCTGCACATCCTCGACAACGTCTGCTGCATCGGCTTCCTGTGGCCGCTGTGGGACGCGAAGAAGCAGACCTTCGCGGACAAGATCATGGGCACCGTGGTCGTCAAGGCCAACTAG
- the purH gene encoding bifunctional phosphoribosylaminoimidazolecarboxamide formyltransferase/IMP cyclohydrolase, translated as MSAASSTTPVSENVRPIRRALISVYDKTGLEELAQGLHAAGVTIVSTGSTAGRIAAAGVPVTEVSELTGFPECLDGRVKTLHPRVHAGVLADLRLESHRAQLAELDIEPFDLVVVNLYPFKATVASGATPDECVEQIDIGGPSMVRAAAKNHPSVAVVVDPARYADVLDAVKDGGFDLATRKRLAGAAFAHTAAYDVAVASWFEAGYAPSDERFPEFLGATWERQNVLRYGENPHQGAALYSDGTGGLAGAEQLHGKEMSYNNYVDTDAARRAAYDHAEPAVAIIKHANPCGIATGADVAEAHRKAHACDPLSAFGGVIAVNRPVTVELAEQIAEIFTEVVVAPAYEDGAVEVLARKKNIRVLSAPEAPTGRLEVRPVSGGVLLQETDRIHAEGDDPSTWTLATGDALPEAELAELAFAWRACRAVKSNAILLAKDGASVGVGMGQVNRVDSAKLAVARAGERAQGSFAASDAFFPFPDGLQVLLDGGVRAVVQPGGSVRDEEVVAAAAAAGVTMYLTGTRHFFH; from the coding sequence ATGAGCGCCGCCTCCAGCACTACTCCCGTCTCCGAGAACGTACGCCCGATCCGGCGTGCCCTGATCAGCGTGTACGACAAGACCGGGTTGGAGGAGCTGGCCCAGGGCCTGCACGCCGCCGGGGTCACCATCGTGTCCACCGGCTCGACGGCCGGCCGGATCGCCGCCGCCGGCGTCCCGGTCACCGAGGTCTCCGAGCTGACCGGCTTCCCGGAGTGCCTGGACGGGCGCGTGAAGACGCTGCACCCCCGCGTGCACGCCGGCGTCCTCGCCGACCTGCGGCTGGAGTCGCACCGTGCGCAGCTGGCCGAGCTCGACATCGAGCCCTTCGACCTGGTCGTGGTGAACCTCTACCCGTTCAAGGCCACCGTCGCCTCCGGCGCCACCCCGGACGAGTGCGTCGAGCAGATCGACATCGGCGGTCCGTCGATGGTCCGCGCGGCCGCCAAGAACCACCCCTCGGTCGCCGTCGTGGTCGACCCGGCCCGCTACGCCGACGTGCTGGACGCGGTCAAGGACGGCGGCTTCGACCTGGCCACCCGCAAGCGCCTGGCCGGTGCCGCCTTCGCGCACACCGCCGCCTACGACGTCGCCGTCGCCTCCTGGTTCGAGGCCGGCTACGCGCCGAGCGACGAGCGCTTCCCCGAGTTCCTCGGCGCCACCTGGGAGCGCCAGAACGTGCTCCGCTACGGCGAGAACCCGCACCAGGGCGCGGCGCTGTACAGCGACGGCACCGGCGGCCTGGCCGGCGCCGAGCAGCTGCACGGCAAGGAGATGTCCTACAACAACTACGTGGACACCGACGCCGCCCGGCGCGCGGCCTACGACCACGCCGAGCCGGCCGTCGCGATCATCAAGCACGCCAACCCGTGCGGCATCGCCACCGGCGCGGACGTCGCCGAGGCGCACCGCAAGGCGCACGCCTGCGACCCGCTGTCCGCCTTCGGCGGTGTGATCGCGGTCAACCGCCCGGTCACCGTCGAGCTGGCCGAGCAGATCGCCGAGATCTTCACCGAGGTCGTCGTCGCCCCGGCGTACGAGGACGGCGCCGTCGAGGTGCTGGCCCGCAAGAAGAACATCCGGGTGCTGAGCGCCCCCGAGGCCCCGACCGGCCGCCTGGAGGTCCGCCCGGTCTCCGGCGGTGTGCTGCTCCAGGAGACCGACCGGATCCACGCCGAGGGCGACGACCCGTCGACCTGGACGCTGGCCACCGGTGACGCGCTGCCCGAGGCGGAGCTGGCCGAGCTGGCCTTCGCCTGGCGGGCCTGCCGGGCCGTCAAGTCCAACGCGATCCTGCTGGCGAAGGACGGCGCCTCGGTCGGCGTCGGCATGGGCCAGGTCAACCGGGTCGACTCGGCGAAGCTCGCGGTCGCCCGGGCCGGCGAGCGCGCGCAGGGCTCCTTCGCCGCGTCCGACGCGTTCTTCCCGTTCCCCGACGGTCTGCAGGTGCTGCTCGACGGCGGCGTCAGGGCCGTGGTGCAGCCGGGCGGGTCGGTCCGTGACGAGGAGGTCGTCGCGGCCGCCGCGGCGGCCGGGGTGACGATGTACCTGACCGGTACCCGGCACTTCTTCCACTGA
- the purN gene encoding phosphoribosylglycinamide formyltransferase, with translation MAAASAQVFPPRTPGPARLVVLVSGSGTNLQALIDAAADPAYGAEILAVGADRDGIAGLERAGRAGIPVFVERIKDHADRAGWDRALTGAVAAHDPDLVVTAGFMKILGPEFVAAFAGRIVNTHPALLPSFPGAHGVPDALAYGVKVTGCTVHLVDAGVDTGPIIAQGVVEVLDADHQDGGEALHERIKTVERHLLVDVVGRLAREGHRIEDRKVWIPA, from the coding sequence GTGGCCGCTGCTTCCGCCCAAGTCTTCCCGCCCCGCACGCCGGGCCCGGCCCGGCTGGTGGTCCTGGTCTCCGGCTCCGGCACCAACCTGCAGGCGCTGATCGACGCCGCGGCCGACCCGGCGTACGGGGCCGAGATCCTCGCCGTGGGCGCCGACCGGGACGGCATCGCCGGCCTGGAACGGGCCGGGCGCGCGGGCATCCCGGTCTTCGTCGAGCGGATCAAGGACCACGCCGACCGGGCCGGCTGGGACCGCGCGCTGACCGGCGCCGTCGCCGCCCACGACCCCGACCTCGTGGTCACCGCCGGCTTCATGAAGATCCTCGGCCCGGAGTTCGTCGCGGCCTTCGCCGGACGGATCGTCAACACCCACCCCGCCCTGCTGCCCTCCTTCCCCGGCGCCCACGGCGTCCCGGACGCCCTCGCGTACGGGGTGAAGGTCACCGGCTGCACCGTCCACCTGGTCGACGCGGGGGTGGACACCGGACCGATCATCGCGCAGGGCGTGGTGGAGGTCCTCGACGCCGACCACCAGGACGGCGGCGAAGCGCTGCACGAGCGCATCAAGACTGTCGAGCGCCATCTGCTCGTCGACGTCGTGGGCCGACTGGCCCGCGAAGGTCACCGCATCGAAGACCGAAAGGTATGGATTCCGGCATGA
- a CDS encoding DUF6350 family protein, protein MTQLMGRPILGLPSDLGTRSALADVLMGVRTALLTLALVAVPVLGLWVLAPYSDDTAAGAVRLAGSLWLLGHAAPLVRGDEAGPVTVTPLLLTALTLVVVHRAGARIGRRGRPNWRAPLALAAGYLGVAAAVVAQCADPEAVLRSRPVADLAAVAVVLAGGLGHGLWTGAGGSLPPLPAATARRLAALRPPVPGGPPGAAAAVRRAVAAWLLALVAAGGLLLTAAVVPGGAGRSVHVLGGGAAGFLGLLLACAALMPNAVLWAASYALGTGFAVGTGTAVAPAGTTVGPLPEFPLLALVPASGGAGWGLPALALPVLAAVWPALLLGRSAAGGQPARGRAGEDGGPWSVRDTVLAALAAAVLGGGSAAAAAWVAGGGLAPGRMSELGPAAWQAGLASAAWLAATALPGALLVRRWHTRNGVSGWWPALDRFAVRRTVRLRAALHRVLTRVSDLRLPFSGHS, encoded by the coding sequence ATGACGCAGCTGATGGGCCGTCCGATCCTGGGCCTGCCGAGCGACCTGGGCACCCGCTCGGCCCTCGCCGACGTGCTCATGGGCGTGCGGACGGCGCTGCTCACGCTCGCCCTGGTCGCCGTACCGGTGCTCGGGCTGTGGGTGCTCGCCCCGTACTCGGACGACACCGCCGCCGGCGCCGTCCGACTGGCCGGCTCGCTCTGGCTGCTCGGCCACGCCGCCCCGCTGGTCCGCGGCGACGAGGCGGGCCCGGTGACCGTCACCCCGCTGCTGCTGACCGCGCTCACCCTCGTGGTGGTCCACCGCGCCGGGGCCCGGATCGGGCGGCGCGGACGGCCCAACTGGCGCGCCCCGCTCGCCCTGGCCGCCGGCTACCTGGGAGTGGCCGCCGCGGTGGTCGCCCAGTGCGCGGACCCGGAGGCGGTACTGCGCTCCCGCCCGGTGGCGGATCTGGCGGCCGTCGCCGTGGTGCTGGCCGGCGGGCTCGGTCACGGTCTGTGGACCGGCGCCGGCGGGAGCCTGCCGCCGCTCCCGGCGGCGACCGCCCGCCGCCTGGCCGCCCTCCGGCCGCCGGTGCCCGGCGGCCCGCCCGGTGCGGCGGCCGCGGTGCGGCGGGCTGTGGCCGCCTGGCTGCTGGCCCTGGTGGCCGCGGGCGGGCTGCTGCTGACCGCGGCCGTCGTGCCGGGCGGCGCCGGGCGGTCGGTGCACGTCCTGGGCGGCGGGGCGGCCGGCTTCCTCGGCCTGCTGCTCGCCTGCGCCGCGCTGATGCCCAACGCCGTGCTCTGGGCCGCCTCCTACGCGCTGGGGACGGGCTTCGCAGTCGGGACCGGGACGGCCGTGGCGCCCGCCGGGACCACGGTGGGGCCGCTGCCGGAGTTCCCGCTGCTGGCGCTGGTGCCCGCGTCCGGCGGGGCGGGCTGGGGGCTGCCGGCCCTGGCGCTGCCGGTGCTGGCCGCCGTCTGGCCGGCGCTCCTGCTCGGCAGGTCCGCGGCGGGCGGGCAGCCGGCGCGCGGGCGGGCCGGCGAGGACGGCGGACCCTGGTCCGTCCGGGACACCGTGCTGGCCGCGCTCGCCGCCGCGGTGCTGGGCGGCGGGTCGGCGGCAGCCGCGGCCTGGGTGGCGGGCGGCGGGCTCGCGCCGGGCCGGATGTCCGAACTCGGCCCGGCGGCCTGGCAGGCCGGCCTGGCGTCCGCGGCCTGGCTCGCCGCCACCGCGCTGCCCGGCGCCCTGCTGGTCCGCCGGTGGCACACCCGCAACGGCGTGTCCGGCTGGTGGCCGGCCCTCGACCGCTTCGCCGTCCGCCGTACGGTCCGCCTCCGGGCGGCCCTGCACCGGGTGCTCACCCGGGTCTCCGACCTGCGGCTGCCGTTCTCCGGACATTCCTAG
- a CDS encoding LuxR C-terminal-related transcriptional regulator produces MTAPSTTGKRAGKPAAAASAVQKAPGPARPDAARLLRLLTAREARLLTRLAAGEDLAGVAADLGLSPAAARTRLHRAVRKLGVRTAAEAAALLGDPGAVPARARPVEAGAHGPRELPGPPARPQPPTAARPADPAEAGEPADAAEPGDLPGFTEFCRAVHTRLVQQTFLLTACRHRAVHSAHLALGAASRRWDEVGALPDPEGWVRALAFDAALSPWHRGGPRRTHLFTLPHRRIRVGAAGNEREDRLSPRDKALLKALRRLSRPRRRALVLHDGLGLPTPVVATEVESSTAAAAGRVRAARAALAREVPDLVGPDPSAPEFGDRVGELLHQAAVRGCPAPRLPSPGLLAVESRLRSGSLTAGAALLCVATVATMAATVLGSGPSEVFRPAPPDPLPRMCSATDSGSAGPVLPGAQAGIRSPWCEVPGTRSVQAAIAPPPAVSATTAAVVEAMPVGVGCPPLRPCPAGTPSGVPRLADLLR; encoded by the coding sequence GTGACCGCGCCCTCGACCACCGGGAAACGGGCCGGGAAGCCCGCCGCCGCGGCATCCGCCGTCCAGAAGGCCCCGGGGCCCGCCCGCCCGGACGCCGCACGGCTGCTGCGGCTGCTGACCGCCCGTGAGGCCCGGCTGCTCACCCGGTTGGCGGCCGGCGAGGACCTCGCCGGCGTCGCCGCGGATCTGGGTCTGTCCCCCGCGGCAGCGCGCACCCGGCTGCACCGGGCGGTGCGCAAGCTGGGGGTGCGGACCGCGGCGGAGGCCGCCGCGCTCCTCGGCGACCCGGGCGCCGTGCCCGCCCGCGCCCGCCCGGTCGAGGCGGGGGCGCACGGGCCGCGCGAACTGCCCGGGCCGCCCGCCCGCCCGCAACCGCCGACCGCGGCCCGGCCCGCCGATCCGGCCGAGGCCGGGGAGCCTGCGGACGCCGCCGAGCCCGGGGACCTGCCCGGCTTCACGGAGTTCTGCCGAGCCGTGCACACCCGGCTGGTGCAGCAGACCTTCCTGCTGACGGCCTGTCGGCACCGGGCCGTGCACAGTGCGCACCTGGCCCTGGGCGCGGCCTCCCGGCGGTGGGACGAGGTCGGCGCACTGCCCGATCCGGAGGGCTGGGTCCGGGCACTGGCCTTCGACGCCGCGCTCTCCCCCTGGCACCGGGGCGGGCCCAGGCGGACGCACCTGTTCACCCTGCCGCACCGCCGGATCCGGGTCGGCGCCGCCGGCAACGAGCGGGAGGACCGGCTCTCCCCGCGGGACAAGGCCCTGCTGAAGGCGCTCCGGCGGCTCTCCCGCCCGCGCCGGCGGGCGCTGGTGCTGCACGACGGGCTGGGCCTGCCGACCCCGGTCGTGGCCACCGAGGTCGAGTCGAGCACCGCGGCCGCGGCCGGCCGGGTGCGGGCCGCGCGGGCGGCGCTGGCCAGGGAGGTGCCCGACCTGGTGGGCCCGGACCCGTCCGCACCCGAGTTCGGCGACCGGGTCGGCGAGCTGCTGCACCAGGCCGCGGTGCGCGGCTGCCCGGCGCCGCGGCTGCCGTCCCCCGGGCTGCTGGCCGTGGAGAGCCGGCTGCGCTCCGGCTCGCTCACGGCCGGCGCCGCGCTGCTCTGCGTGGCGACCGTCGCGACGATGGCGGCCACCGTGCTCGGGAGCGGACCGTCCGAGGTGTTCCGCCCGGCCCCGCCGGATCCGCTGCCGCGGATGTGCTCCGCGACGGACAGCGGCAGCGCCGGTCCGGTCCTGCCGGGCGCGCAGGCGGGGATCCGCAGCCCGTGGTGCGAGGTGCCCGGGACGCGGTCGGTGCAGGCGGCCATCGCGCCGCCGCCGGCGGTCTCCGCGACCACGGCCGCCGTCGTCGAGGCGATGCCGGTGGGCGTGGGCTGCCCGCCGCTGCGGCCGTGCCCGGCCGGGACGCCGTCCGGGGTGCCGCGGCTGGCCGACCTGCTGCGCTGA